ATTCATCCCATCACCACATCCGCAATAGAAAAAACGTCAGCTATAGGAAGCTGACGTTTTTCTTACAATGTAATCTTCGCTTTTTTTGTTAAGAAATCTTCATTTTGATAGTAACTATTTTTGACAAGAATATTTGGACCAAGGCATTTTACAGCTGGACAATGGCAGCTTAATGATTTTGCTGTTTTGGAACTGTACCATTTGTCGTATGCTTCTTGTAATGTATTTGTTTGTACATTGCCGAGAACGGGAATATCGCCAAAATCAGTAACGATAATATTGCCATCAAAGATATTTACATTTAAGCGGGAGCGGCCATCTGGATCATTACGAACAGTTACATTTTTGCTCTCATGCAGTTTTTTTAGAGTAGCTAAATCACGTTCATCATCGCTACATGCATAAAATGGTAGCGTTCCGAATAACATCCATACGTTTTCATCCCGAATAGCTAATAGATGTTCAATTGCGCTTCGGATTTCAGCTTTTGTTAGAATTTCAAGATTGCTAGCAAAGTCACTTGGATACATTGGATGTATTTCATGACGCTTACATCCCATTTCTCCAACAATTTGACGATGAATGTTTTCAATATGTGGTAATGTACGTTTATTTAACATTGTTTCTGCGGAAACGATAACACCGGCATCTGATAAAGCTTTACTATTTGTAATCATGCGCTCAAACAGTTTTGCACGTTGTTCATAAGTAGGTTTGCGGGCCATCATTGCAAAACCACCTTCAACGAAATCATCAATCGTTCCCCAGTTATGTGAAATATGCAACACATCTAAATAAGGAATAATTTGTTCGTAACGGGCTAAATCTATAGTTAGGTTTGAATTAATTTGAGTGCGAACGCCTCGTTCATGGGCATATTTTAAGAGTGGTGTTACATAGTTGTCGACGGATTTTTTTGACATCATAGGTTCTCCACCAGTGATGCTTAGAGAACGTAAATGAGGCACCTCATCTAATCGTTTTAATAAAAGCTCCATTGGAAGCGGATTTGGATCTTTAGGTTGCAGTGTGTACCCAACAGCGCAATGTTCACAGCGCATATTGCATAACGTTGTCGTTGTAAACTCAACGTTTGTTAATAGTAATTTGCCGTACTCTTCAAGGTCCATATACGCTTCCCATGGATCGTAAGAAGGAGTAATCGGCTTCATTGTTTGTGATATACTCATATGAAATACTCCTTTGACTATTGGAATAACAATTTGTCCATTCTCTATAATAGAAGAATATAGACATTTTATAAAGTGAAACTTTTCATAACAAAAAATTGTAGAGTTACTTAAGACGTGTTAAAAAATAAGAAAATTTTTTATATGTTCATTTGTATAGAATAATATTATGTACAAAAATTGATAAAAAGGCATGTTCATGTCAATCATTTTTGCGGTATAATGAAAACAACTCGAATAAAAAGGAGAGTGCTTTCGTGGGAAAAGCAATTCATGATAAAGATTCGCAATTAGTATATTTAAAAGAACGTTTAAATATGTTCATTGAAGTAATCGATTCAATTGAACCAGAAGAAGTGGAATTAGAAGATGTAGATCGTCTTCTTGCAATGTTAGATGAATTAGAACTAAAATGTGAGCAATTTAAAAAAGATTAATAATATATGAAAGTGACCACCAATGATATGTTGGAGGTCATTTTTTCTTTTATAGAAGTTCAAGTTGGTGAAGGCTCATAATCAGTGGGGAGTGAAGCCCCTCTTACTGATTAAAGTTGTACTTTATCATTTTAGAAACCAGAGAGAATTTGTTTTATCAAATAGAATGAATATAAAAAAAAGGGTATAATCAAGTTGTGAAAAATTTCATTTTACTTTCAGATGATAGACATACAAACAAGGAAGGATAGAATGAAGTTTTCATCTAACGACGTTTTGGTAGCGTTCACAATTGAGGGGGAAGTAACAATGGAAAAGCTTCAAGAAAGCATGTATCAACTTATTGTTGAAACGTCGACGAATTTACCAAAGGATGTTCGTCGTGCAATTCAACAAGCAAAGGAACGAGAGAATGCAGGGACTCGTTCCGCGATGGCACTTGGCACAATTACAAAGAATATTAAAATGGCAGATGACAACATTTCGCCAATTTGCCAAGATACAGGGATGCCAACA
The window above is part of the Bacillus cytotoxicus NVH 391-98 genome. Proteins encoded here:
- the yfkAB gene encoding radical SAM/CxCxxxxC motif protein YfkAB; the encoded protein is MSISQTMKPITPSYDPWEAYMDLEEYGKLLLTNVEFTTTTLCNMRCEHCAVGYTLQPKDPNPLPMELLLKRLDEVPHLRSLSITGGEPMMSKKSVDNYVTPLLKYAHERGVRTQINSNLTIDLARYEQIIPYLDVLHISHNWGTIDDFVEGGFAMMARKPTYEQRAKLFERMITNSKALSDAGVIVSAETMLNKRTLPHIENIHRQIVGEMGCKRHEIHPMYPSDFASNLEILTKAEIRSAIEHLLAIRDENVWMLFGTLPFYACSDDERDLATLKKLHESKNVTVRNDPDGRSRLNVNIFDGNIIVTDFGDIPVLGNVQTNTLQEAYDKWYSSKTAKSLSCHCPAVKCLGPNILVKNSYYQNEDFLTKKAKITL
- a CDS encoding SE1561 family protein — protein: MGKAIHDKDSQLVYLKERLNMFIEVIDSIEPEEVELEDVDRLLAMLDELELKCEQFKKD